The following are from one region of the Littorina saxatilis isolate snail1 linkage group LG4, US_GU_Lsax_2.0, whole genome shotgun sequence genome:
- the LOC138965671 gene encoding uncharacterized protein: MPTSRRRVETIQPLSQRRDAKVMVQTEKFKCLPAHPMKKRMDNLTKNRLKRSSFLHESKRLAREHQASVPPSALPISFSDLPQPWNEDYKNLHISATVPYVTSGDSQNDTARRTLTLAMIAERYPEDAWIHAYTDGSSTNAVANGGAGVLVRSPEGHTSTAGIPTGKYCSNYAAEVQAIMQAASMIHDSESECPQVVFLSDALSALEALAGNNLPRLMEKLQELAKTRRVVLQWVPAHCGIPDNETADELAKLGAREEQPDNPDSFAEKKTLVKAAMRPQSTRDAYHLLERWQQVVIMRLRTGHCRLNAHMFRKRKLTPSPTCPCGLEDQIPEHRLCES, encoded by the exons atgccgacgagtcgaagacgagttgAAACCATTCAACCCCTCAGTCAGAGGAGAGACGCCAAGGTCATGGTTCAGACAGAGAAATTCAAGTGCCTGCCTGCGCATCCGATGAAGAAGAGGATGGATAACCTGACAAAGAACCGCCTCAAGCGCAGCAGCTTCTTACATGAAAGCAAGAGACTTGCCAGAGAGCACCAAGCCTCTGTACCTCCATCAGCACTACCAATCAGTTTCTCAGATCTGCCGCAGCCATGGAATGAAGACTACAAGAATCTTCACATCTCCGCCACAGTCCCCTACGTTACCTCAGGAGATTCCCAGAACGACACTGCCAGGCGCACCCTAACACTCGCCATGATTGCTGAACGGTACCCTGAAGACGCCTGGATTCACGCGTATACAGACGGTTCCTCAACAAACGCCGTGGCCAATGGAGGAGCAGGTGTACTTGTCAGATCTCCTGAGGGGCACACTTCCACAGCAGGGATACCAACAGGAAAGTACTGCTCAAACTATGCAGCAGAAGTTCAGGCCATCATGCAAGCAGCCTCCATGATTCATGACTCGGAAAGCGAATGCCCCCAAGTTGTTTTCCTCTCTGATGCACTGTCTGCCTTGGAAGCCCTTGCAGGAAACAACCTTCCTCGTCTGATGGAGAAACTCCAGGAGCTTGCCAAGACTCGACGAGTAGTCCTGCAATGGGTTCCAGCACACTGCGGAATTCCAGAcaatgaaacagctgatgagctCGCCAAACTCGGAGCCAGGGAGGAACAACCAGACAACCCGGACAGCTTCGCTGAAAAGAAAACCCTCGTGAAGGCAGCAATGCGACCACAATCCACGAGAGACGCATATCATCTCCTAGAACGATGGCAGCAAGTAGTGATCATGCGACTACGAACTGGTCACTGTCGCCTCAACGCCCACATGTTCAGGAAGCGGAAGCTgaccccatcaccaacctgtccctgtggtctggaagaccagattccagaacat AGGCTATGTGAGAGCTAG